GGATGAGCTGGACGAACCTTGGCCACGGCCGGCGGTGCCGCGCTGTCCGTCGCCGGTTGCGGCGGTGGCGACATCGAATCAGCGGCGCCGGCACCCCACCGGTACCGTCGTCGGGAGAAACCCGCCTCACTGACAGCGCGGACCGCCGTCACCCGGTCAGGCGGGGTCGAAGTAGTCGCTCGCGCGGGTGCCCTCCGCGGCGCGAAACCAGGGCACGAGCAGCTCATGCACCGTCTCAAGTTCACCCGCCCACACCCTGACTTCAGAGGTCGCCCTCGTTGTCGACGGGGCTGCCCGGGCGCCGGGGCGGCACTGCTGCCCGTTAGTGAGCTCGAAGACCTTGTCGTAATCCCCGCGCCGCTCGGCATGGCGCTGGACCTTGACCTGGTCGAGCCCAGCCGAGCGTCTCGCGCGTGCTGCGGCTGGAGATCGGCCGGTCGCGACATCGGTCCAGCCGGGCAGGCAACGATGAACCCCTCGTCAATCAGCTCGACAGCGGCTCGTCCGGCGGGATCCAGATCACTTTCGCTATAGCTTTACGAAAAGCTATAACAAAAGCTACGGTGGTGTCGTGACCAAGCGCGGAGAACACGGCTCTGCACGGAGCCGACCGAGCGTGTACGTAGGTTTCGCTCGCCACGTGGGCAGGTTCCACACGCTCCTCGATCGCGAAGTTGTGACAGCAGTGGGGAAACTGGGGCTGTCCCGATCCGAATTCGACGTGCTCACCGCGCTGCTGGCGACGGCGGAGGGAGAAGCACGCCCGGGAGACCTGTCCACGGGGCTTCTTCTCACCACAGGAGGCACGAGCAACATCCTGCGCCGCCTGGAACGTGAACGGCTCGTCGAACGAGCGGGCGACAGCTCGGACCGGCGAAGCTATCGCATTCGCCTCACCCCCGCTGGTGCTGCCCGCGCAGGAGAGGCGCTGTCACTGGTCGACGCGCGGCTCACCCGGTTGCTCGCGTCGATGGACATCGACGCCATCCGGTCAGGTACCGAGATCCTGCACGAACTGCTGACACAGCTGGGCGAGGACGGTCCCGTCCACCAGTTCTGACTCCGCAGGCACGCCCCGCTGCTCGATCGCGCCGTCCCTCGCAGTCGGTTCGGGTTGCGCGTTCGTCGTCGCGGCTGCTGCCATCCTTCCCGAAACAACTGTCCGAACAGGATGACACATGCCCAGAATCCAGCTCCGCACCTACCACCTGTCGTCGCCCGAGGCGGCCAGCGACTACCTGCCTCGATGGGAGGCACACGTCGCGAGCCTTCGGGAGTTCGGCGTCGAAACCCTCGGATTCGCCAGACTTCCCGGCGACCCCTCCGTCGTTGTCGCCGTTGTCAGTTACCCGGACGGGGCCGATCCGGAGGCG
This is a stretch of genomic DNA from Amycolatopsis endophytica. It encodes these proteins:
- a CDS encoding MarR family winged helix-turn-helix transcriptional regulator; its protein translation is MGRFHTLLDREVVTAVGKLGLSRSEFDVLTALLATAEGEARPGDLSTGLLLTTGGTSNILRRLERERLVERAGDSSDRRSYRIRLTPAGAARAGEALSLVDARLTRLLASMDIDAIRSGTEILHELLTQLGEDGPVHQF